CACCTGTGGCAGGAACATCTTGCCCGAGCCGAACAGATCGCCGACGACGTTCATGCCGGCCATCAGCGGCCCTTCGATGACGTGCAGCGGCCGCGCGGCCTGAAGGCGCGCCTCTTCGGTATCGGCCTCGATATATTCGGTGATGCCGTTGACCAACGCGTGTTCGAGACGCTTCTCGACGCTCCATTCGCGCCAGGAGAGATCCTGGACGCGGCCTTCGCGTGCCGCGCCGCCACGGAATTTCTCCGCCACTTCGAGCAGCCGCTCGGTGCCATCAGGCCGGCGGTTCAGCACCACGTCCTCGCAGGCCTCGCGCAGTTCGGGATCGATGTTGTCGTAGACGGCAAGCTGGCCGGCATTGACGATGCCCATGTCCATGCCCGCCTGGATGGCGTGGTAGAGGAACACGGCGTGCATCGCCTCGCGCACCGGCTCGTTGCCGCGGAACGAGAAGGACAGGTTGGAGACACCGCCCGAAATATGCACCAGCGGCATGCGCTCGCGGATCGTCCGCGTCGCCTCAATGAAGTCGACGCCGTAATTATTGTGCTCTTCGATGCCGGTCGCGACCGCGAAGATATTCGGATCGAAGATGATGTCCTCGGGCGGGTAGCCGATCTTTTCGGTCAGCAGCTTATAGGCGCGTGTGCAGATATCCACCTTGCGCTCGTAGCTGTCCGCCTGCCCCGTCTCATCGAAGGCCATGACGACGACGGCAGCACCATAATTATGCAGCAGCCGCGCCTGGGCGAGGAAATTCTCCTCGCCTTCCTTAAGCGAGATCGAGTTGACAATCGGCTTACCCTGGACACGCTTCAGGCCGGATTCGATGATCGAGAACTTAGACGAGTCGATCATCACGGGCACACGGGCGATGTCAGGCTCGGCGGCGATCAGGTTGAGGAACTCGACCATCGCCTTTTCGGAATCGATCAGCCCCTCGTCCATGTTGATGTCGATCACCTGCGCGCCGTTCTCAACCTGGTCGCGCGCAACATCGAGCGCTGCGGTGAAATCGGCGTTGGTGATCAGCTTGCGGAAGCGGGCCGAGCCGGTGACGTTGGTGCGCTCGCCGACATTGACGAAGGGAATGTCCTTGGTCAGTTCGAAGGGTTCTAGCCCCGACAGCGACATGAAGGGGCGATGCTCGGGAATCGGCCGTGGCTTATACTTGGCGACGGTCTCGGCGATCGCCTTGATGTGCTCGGGCGTCGAGCCGCAGCAGCCGCCGACGATGTTGACGAGGCCCTCGCGGGCGAAGCTGTCGATCTGCGCCGCCATCAGTTCCGGCGTTTCGTCATACTGGCCGAACTCGTTCGGCAGGCCGGCATTCGGGTAGGCGCAGATGAAGGTGTCGGCGACACCTGAAAGCTCCTGCAGATGCGGGCGCATCGCATTGGCGCCGAGCGCGCAGTTGAGCCCGATCGTAAAGGGATTGGCATGCCGCACCGAGTTCCAGAAGGCCGATGGCGTCTGGCCGGACAGCGTGCGGCCGGAAAGGTCGGTGATCGTGCCCGAGATCATCACGGGCAGGCGCACGCCCTTGGCCTCGAAGCGCTCCTCGCAGGCGAAGATCGCCGCCTTGGCGTTCAGCGTGTCGAAGATCGTCTCGATGAGGATGATGTCGGCGCCGCCGTCGATCAGCCCGTCGATCTGCTCGCCATAGGCCGAACGCAGATCGTCGAAGGTGACGGCGCGAAAACCGGGATTGTTGACGTCGGGTGAGATCGAGGCGGTGCGGTTGGTCGGACCGATGGCGCCGGCGACGAAGCGGCGGCGGCCGTCCTCGCGCTCGGCGCGCTGTGCCGCCCGGCGCACGATCTCGGCACCTTCCTTGTTGAGGTCGTAGACCGCACCTTCCATCTCGTAATCGGCCTGTGCGATGCGGGTCGAGGAGAAGGTGTTGGTCTCGAGAATATCGGCGCCGGCCTTGGCGTATCTGTAATGGATCTCTTCGATCGCATCGGGCTGGGTCAGGATCAGAAGGTCGTTATTGCCCTTCTGATGACAGGCGCAGCCGATGAAGCGCGTTCCGCGAAACTGGTCTTCATCATAGCCGAGCCCCTGGATCTGCGTGCCCATGGCGCCGTCGAGAACAAGGATGCGCTCGCTCGCGGCTTGCCTCAAAGCTGCGAACACTTCACTGCCGTCACGTTTGCCCGTTTCCGGACCAAAGAGATTGTCAAACACGGGAGGGCTCCTTGACGTCGTAAGACCAGACAGTCCAAATCACATAAAGATATCTTTATGTCAATATATGCCGATCGATTTCGTGCTTTGCAAGTCTACAGAGCCGCGCGTCTCTGAAGACGCGCAAAGGATGCTGTAGCAGTTTGAATCTTCGCGTCGTGCTTTCCGAAAATCCATCGCGATTTTCGAGCCGATGCGATAGCCAGATGACAGGCTTGCCCGACCTCTATATAGGCGTTTGCGACGCTTGTGCACGAAATCGGAGGAGCATCATGGCACCCGCAAACGGCAACGCCGTGCTTGGAAACTGGACGACCCGCGCCTATCATCGCGGCTGGCTGCTGACCCAGGCGAACGGTCTCTTCGATTTCTTTCAGCACAATTCGGTCAACCCCAAGGGCGGTTTCTACGATCTCGACGACGAAGGCGGGCCTCTCGACGCCGAGGGCCAGGTTCGCGGCATCCATATCGCCGCACGCGCCGTGCATTGCTTCTCGATCGGCGCCTTGCTTGGCCGTCCCGGCGCCGCCGATGTCGTCGACCACGGCATGGATTATATCTGGAACCATCATCGCGACCGGAAAAATGGCGGCTATTTCTGGTCGCTCAACAATGACGGACCCGTCGATTCCAACAAGCAGGGCTATGGCCATGCTTTCGTGCTGCTCGCCGCCTCAGCCGCAAAGACGATCGGCCATCCGCTTGCCGACGGCATGCTTGATGATATCACCGAGATCCTGAACACGAAGTTCTGGGAGGCGAAGCACGGTGCGATCGCCGAGGAGTTCACCGCCGACTGGCAGCCACTCGATGGCGGCGCCTATCGCGGCCAGAACTCCAACATGCACCTGACCGAAGCGCTGATGGCGGCCTTCGAAGCCACCGGCGACCGGGACTATCTGTCCAAGGCCGAAAGCATCGCCGATCTAATCATCCGCCGCGCCGCCGGTTCGGTGGACTGGCGCGTCGCCGAGCATTTCGACGCCGAATGGAACCTCGACAAGACTTACTACCATCCGAACGAAATGTTCCGCCCGGCCGGCACGACGCCCGGCCACTGGCTGGAATGGACCCGCCTCATCCTGCAGCTCTGGGCGCTCGGCGGCAAACGGATCGAGTGGATGCCGGATGCGGCGAAGGCGCTCTTTGCCCAATCCATGGCACTCGGCTGGGACAACGACAAGGGCGGCTTCTTCTATACGCTCGATTGGGACGACAAGCCCGCCAAGCGTAACAAGCTCTGGTGGCCAGCCTGCGAAGGTGCGGCTGCTGCACATTTCCTCAACGAGCACCTGCCGAGCGATTTCCATGAAGAGAGCTACCGCAAGATCTGGAACGTGATCGAGCGCGCCTTCATCGACCACAAGAACGGCGGTTGGCACGAGGAGTTGACAGAGGATCTCGTTCCCTCGCACTCGCTCTTCCCCGGCAAGGGCGATATCTATCACGCCCTGCAGGCCTGCCTCATCCCGCTATTCCCGGCAACGGGCAGCCTGACGAAGGGCATCACTGAGGCTGGCGGCAAGCTCTGAGGCGAAAGCCTCAGCAGCGCGGCACCGATTGGTTGCGGCAGGACGTCGGCCGACGAAAGATACCGAGTCCTGTCAGCGCGCCTGCGCCAGATCCAGATCGATATAGTATTGCAGATGGATATTGTGCTCGCGGTTCACCGCTTGAATCAGCCGCTCGACGTTGTCGATCGGTGAATGCAATATCTCCGACAAGAGCGCACGAAAATCGGTTTGCGATATCTTCGCCGTATCGATGATCGTGCGCTGAAGTTTGGTATGAAGAACCCAATGCAGGACCGCCCGGCGATAGACATCGTCGAGCAGCACAGCCAGATCGCCGGCTTCGATCTCATACTCGAAGGACAGGCTGATATGCCCGGAATCGACGGGAAGCGAATAGATCAGCCGTCCATCGGTATCATCGACATGCGGCTCGTATAGCCGTCGCCCAGGCAGCGCCTACCACGCACCTTGGCCATCTCAGGCGAGCCGCAGCGAATCCAGATCCTTCGCCAGCATCAGCGCCAGCGCCTCGACCGCGAGATTGTGGTCGTCACGCTGCGGCAGGCCGGAGACGGTGACGGCGCCGATGCAGCCGGTACCCTTGACGTTGATCGGGAAACTGCCGCCATGCGGGGCATAGTCGGCGCCGGAAAGCCCATTATCCTCGACCGTCTTGCCATCCTTCTGCAGCTTCAAACCGGAGGCATAACTGCTGCGGAAATAACGCAGCACCATATTGCGCTTGCGGCGAACCCAGTTCACGTTATCAGGCGTTACACCCGGGAGTGCCGCATAGAAAACCGGCATCGAATGCAGCGTCACATCGATCGCGATCCCGAGGCCACGCTCGGTGGCGAGTTCCTGCAGGAGCTTGCCGAGCTGCCATGCCGTCGTCAGGTCAAAAGCGTCGAAGCTTAGGACTTTCTCCTGCTCCGCGATCCGGCTGAGATCGTCCTCGATTGTCATAGGTAAAGCGCTCCTCTGCCGCGATGATCCGTTGCAGACCATTCTTGCGGGGAGCAAAAAAGTAAAGCAAAAACTTGGACCTATCCCTGGAGCAATTCCAGCAAATGTGCGCAGCGGTTTTGCGCCCTGAATTGCGCGAAGACAAAGAGATAGGGCATTTTCGTCACTCGAAGAAAACGGAAATGCTCCATGTCAGAGCTTCGGCGTCAGCATCTCGAAGCGGTCGCGGATGGTGGCGCAGGTATCGCCGCCGAGCCTTGCAATGGCATCGACCGCTGAGGGATCGACATGCAGCCTTTCCGGATCGACGACCCCGTCACGGTAATGCGCATAGACGATCTCGCCCATGACGATCTGCCGCGAGCGGCCGAGCTCCAGCGTCACATGCCGCTTGCATTCGAAGGCGGCCGGCGCCTCGGCGATAAAGGGCGAGGCCACCTTCTCACCCGGCATCGCCGTCAGGCCGGCTTCCTTCAACTCGTCGACGCCGCGCGGATACTTGGCACCACAGACATGCATCGCCTCGGCGATCGCGAAGGAGACGATATTGACCGTGAACACTTCGGTCATGCGGATATTGTGGCCAGTGTCCTTGAACGACATGTCGGCATTGTTCTCGACCCCGATCGCCAGGATCGGTGGATCGGCCGAAAGGCAGTTGAAGAAGCTGAAGGGCGCCGCATTGACCCGGCCGTTCTCGTCGACCGTCGTCACCAGTGCGATCGGCCGAGGGATGATCGTGCCGATCATCAGCTTGTAGCGTTCGCGCTCGGTGAGCTGCTTGAAATCGAAGGAAACGGACATGGATCAGCCGACCTTCAGGACCGGCGAGAAACCACTCATCGCCCCGGTGAAGGGTTTCGGCAGCGGCGAGGCGTAGGAGCCGCGCTTGCTGGTGGAAAGCCCGAGCGACACCAGCGCTTCGGCCTGCTTGACGGCGGCCGCGACGCCATCGACGACAGGCACGCCGTAGATCTCCTGCAGTTCACGCGCCAGATCGGTCATGCCGGCGCAGCCGAGCACGATCGCCTCGGCACCGTCTTCCGAAAGCGCCCGCTCGATCTCGACCCTCAGCTTGCCGATCGCGCCCGAGGCCGGATCTTCCAGCTCCAGCACCGGGATGTCGGAGGCGCGCACCTTGGCACGGTCGCCCATGCCGTAGCGGCGCACCAGATTGTCGATCAGCACCCGCGACCGCTCCAGCGTCGTCACCACGGTGAAGCGCTGCGCCAGGAAACCAGCCGTTACCACGGCGGACTCGCAAAGCCCGAGGATCGGCACATCGGCAAAGGTCCGCGCCGCTTCGAGCCCGGTATCGTCGAAGCAGGCGATAACGGCCGCGTCATAACCCGCCGGCTGCCGGTCCCTGAGTTCGGCGAGCAGACCGGGGATCGCTAAGACCCCGTCGTAATGCCCCTCGATGGAGACCGGCCCCATGCGCGAGGTAGCCGCGATGATCTCCGTGCCGGATGCCGCCACCGCACGCGCGGCGGTGGCGGCCTTCTCGGTCATGGAGGCCGTGGTGTTCGGATTGACGATGAGGATGCGCATGTCAGTTTATCTTTGCCTGCCGCCGGCTGAGCATCGTCATGATGCCGAGTGCGACGAGAATGATGGTGAAGGAAAACAGCGTCGTCACCGTGCCGAGCGCATAGAGCACCGGCGTCGTGACGTTGGTGGTCATCCCGTAGATTTCGAGCGGCAGCGTATTGTAGGTGCCTGATGTCATCAGCGTGCGGGCGAATTCGTCGTAGGAGAGCGTGAAGCCGAACAGGCCGACGCCGACGAGGCTCGGCGCGATCATCGGCAGCACGACATGGCGGAACGTCTGCCAGGAGCTGGCGCCGAGGTCACGCGCCGCCTCTTCATAAGCCGGCGAAAAGCGGTTGAAGACGGCAAACATGATCAGCACGCCGAACGGCAGCGTCCAGGTGAGATGCGCGCCGAAGGCCGACGAATACCAGGCGGGCTTCAGCCCTCCCTCCTGGAAGACGACGCCGATGCCGAGCGAGATGATGATCGACGGCACGACAAGGCTTGCGACCGTGGCATAGAACAGCGCGGTCGAACCGCGGAAACGGCGGCGGAAGGCAAGGCCGGCGAGCAGTGAGACGACGACGGTCACCGCCATCACCATCAGCCCGAGGGTGAAGGAGCGGCGGAACGAGGCGCCGAAATCGCCGACCGCCTGCTTCTCGAACAGATTGAAGAACCAGTGCGTGGAAACGCCGTTCATCGGGAACGTCAGGCCGCCGTCCGGCCCCTGGAAGGAGAGGATCAGGATCGCCGAAAGCGGGCCGTAGAGAAACAGCACGAAAATGATGAAGAAGAGCGCCAGCAGATAGAATTCCAGGCCGCGTTTTTCGTGGCTCATCTCAAAGCTCCTTGCGGATGTCGACGACGCGCAGGATGGCCGCGACCATCAACAGCACGACGGCGAGCAGCACCACTGCATTGGCGGCAGCGGCCGGATATTGCAGCAGCGACATCTGGTTCTTCATCATCAGCGCCACCGAAGCGCTCTGGCCGCCGGACATCACCTGCACCGTCGAAAAGTCAGCCATGACGAGCGTGACGACGAAGATCGTGCCGATCGCCATGCCGGGTTTGGCGAGCGGGAAGACGACGTTCCACAACACCTGCCAGCCGGAGGCGCCGGCATCGCGCGCCGCCTCGAACAGCGATCGGTCGATGCGCATCAGCGTGTTGAAGATCGGCGTCACCATAAACAGCGTATAGAGATGCACCATGGCGAGCACGACGGCGAAATCGGAATAGAGCAGCCATTCGATCGGCTGCGGGATGATGCCCATCTTGATCAGCGTCGAATTGACGAGGCCGTTGCGCCCGAGCACCGGGATCCACGAGATCATGCGGATGATGTTCGAGGTCATGAACGGCACGGTGCAGACGAGGAAGAGGATCATCTGCGTCGAGGTCTTGCGGATGTGGAAGGCCAGGAAATAGGCGACCCAGAAACCGATGACCAGCGTCAGCGCCCAGACGATCGCAGTGAATTTCAACGTGTTGAGATAGATCTTCCACGTCACCCACGAACCGAGCGTGTCGGTGTAGTTCATCGTCAGGAAATCGGGATAGAGACCGGCAAAGTCGTAGTCCCAGAAGCTGACGACCGCGATCATGGCGATTGGCAGCAGGAAGAACAAGCCGAGAATGACGAACAGCGGCGTCGCCTGGAGATAGGAGATCGCCGATGGGGAAAGCCTCAGTCCGCGCCCGCCGCGCGCGCCCTGGCCATCCTCCTCCGTTTCCGCTGCGATGGTCGCCATCCCTTACCCTTTCGGAAGCTCGTCATTCGTCCTGCCGTTAAAGGGAGGGCTCCAGAAGACCCCTCCCCAACCCTCCCCACAAGGGGGAGGGAGTATCTTTGCCGCGCCGCCCCCGCCTCCCGCCGCGCAGGAGGAAGGGGTGTCCTTGCCGCACCGCCTCCGGGCTCCCTCCCCCTTGTGGGGAGGGTTGGGGAGGGGAAGGCGACAAACGCCTACTTGGCCTTACGCTGCGATGAACTCGTTCCAGCGACGGACCATGTAGCGGTCCTCGTCCATGACGGAGTTCCAGCAGGCGACAGCACCCATGCGGGCTTCGAAGGAACCGCCGTCGCGAACGGCGCCGGCCTTCTCCATGACCTTGCCCTCGGGAGACAGAATGTCGCCGGCAGCCGGCTTGCCCTCGATCCAGTAGCCCCATTCGTCGGCCGACATGAATTCCTTGGCGGTGTCCATGCAGGCGGAGTAATAGCCCTGGCGGTTGAGGTAGCCGCCGACCCAGCCCGACGTGTACCAGTTGATGTATTCATAGGCGGCATCGAGCTGCGCGCCCTTGAGGTGCGAGGCAAGGCCGAGACCGCCGCCCCAGGCGCGGTAGCCTTCCTTGAGCGGCTGGAAGGTGCAGGCAATGCCCTTCGAACGAACGGCGGCGACGGCCGGCGACCACATCGACTGGATGACGACTTCGCCCGACGCCATCAGGTTCACCGACTCGTCGAAGCTCTTCCAGAAGGCGCGGAACTGGCCGTCGCCCTTGGCCTTGATGAGGAATTCGATCGTCTTGTCGATTTCTTCCTTCGTCATGTTGCCCTTGTCGGCATATTTGATCTTGCCGGAAGCTTCCATGATCATCGCCGCATCCATGATGCCGATCGACGGGATGTTGAGGATCGCGGTCTTGCCCTTGAAGGCGGGATCGAGAATATCGGCCCAGCTGGTGATCGGACGGCCGGTGAGATCAGGACGGATGCCGAGCGTATCGGCATTGTAGATGGTCGGAACCATCGTCATCCACTGCGTCGGCTCCTTGGCAAACTTCTTGGAATCCTGCGCTTCGACGAAGCCGACCGTGTGCGGCGCCGTGCCCTGGGCGATGACGCTGTCTGCCTTCAGTTTGCCGTTGATGAACAGCGGCACGATCTTGTCGTAATATTTCAGCTTCTTGACGTCCATCGGCTGCATCACGCCGGTCGGGAACACCTTCTTGGCGATCCAGTATTCGACGTCGGCAATGTCGTAGCTGTCTGGCTGGGTGACGGCACGCTGGGCGGCGGCGTCGGAATCGGTTGCCGTCATCTCCAGCGTGATGCCGAGATCGGCCTTGCACTTTTCGGCGATGGCATTGATGTTCGAAACCCCGGTGCCGAACTGGCGAAGCGTGATGTTCGTCTGCGCCCAGATGGTGGGAAAGCCGGTAATGGCGCCGGAGCCGGCGATGGCGCCGACGGCGGCAGCACCCGTCTTCAGCAGCGTGCGGCGTGAAAGCCCCTTTTCCGCCTTGGTCGATGTCGTTTCAGTCGTCATGTCAGTTCCCCTTTTCTTCGATGGAAGGTTCAGTGTTCTTGATGGTGATGGCTCATGCGGAAGAGCGACCGAGAAGCACGGCATCGTCGAGCGCCCAGCTGAGCGAGACGGTGTCGCCGACGGCAACCGGCCGGGCGAAATAGTCGCCGTCGTCGGCAATGACGGTGAAGTCGTCGCTGCCGGCGCCGATCACGGTGATCTTCACCGAAGAGCCGCGATATTCGATGTTGGAGACGATGCCGTCGAAGCCGAGCGTCCATTCGCTCGCCACCTGCAGGCGCACGCGGTCGGTGCGGATGCCGATATCGACGGGCTCGCCGACTTCCCTGCCCGTCCCGCGCACGGAAAAGCTCTGCCCCTCCGGCACGGTCATGACGAGCACGCCGTTCTCGCTCGACGTCACCCGGCCGGACAGCACATTGTGGTCGCCCATGAACCGCGCGACGAAGGCAGTCGCCGGCCGCTCGAAGACCTCGCGCGGGGCGGCGGCCTGTTCGATCCGGCCGTCATTCATGATGACGATGACGTCGGCGAGCGCCATCGCCTCTTCCTGGCTGTGGGTGACGTGTACGAAGGTGATGCCGAGCGATTTCTGCAGTTTCTTGAGTTCGGCGCGCATGCGGATCTTCAGGAACGGATCGAGCGCCGACAGCGGCTCGTCGAGCAGCAGCGCTTCCGGATCGGTGATCAGCGCGCGTGCCAGCGCCACGCGCTGCTGCTGGCCGCCGGAAAGCTGGGCCGGACGCCTATTGGCGTAGGCCTCCATCTGCATCAGCTTCAGCATTTCGAGCGCCTTGGCCTGCCGCTCCTGCTTGTCGACGCCCTTCATCTTCAGGCTAAAGGCGACGTTGTCGATCAAATCGAGATGCGGAAAGAGCGCGTAGGATTGGAACATCATCGCCGTGCCGCGCCTGGCCGGCGGAAAATCGGTGACGACGACATTGCCGAGGCGAATATCGCCCGACGAGATGCTCTCATGGCCGGCGATCATGCGCAGCGTCGAAGTCTTGCCGCAGCCCGACGGGCCGAGAAAGCAGCAATAGGACCCGGCCGGAATCTTCAGGCTGATCGCATGGACCGCCGTCGTCGCGCCATAAACCTTCGAAACGGATACTATATCGATCTCTGCCGCT
This Rhizobium brockwellii DNA region includes the following protein-coding sequences:
- a CDS encoding heme-degrading domain-containing protein, coding for MTIEDDLSRIAEQEKVLSFDAFDLTTAWQLGKLLQELATERGLGIAIDVTLHSMPVFYAALPGVTPDNVNWVRRKRNMVLRYFRSSYASGLKLQKDGKTVEDNGLSGADYAPHGGSFPINVKGTGCIGAVTVSGLPQRDDHNLAVEALALMLAKDLDSLRLA
- a CDS encoding ABC transporter ATP-binding protein; the encoded protein is MSKAAEIDIVSVSKVYGATTAVHAISLKIPAGSYCCFLGPSGCGKTSTLRMIAGHESISSGDIRLGNVVVTDFPPARRGTAMMFQSYALFPHLDLIDNVAFSLKMKGVDKQERQAKALEMLKLMQMEAYANRRPAQLSGGQQQRVALARALITDPEALLLDEPLSALDPFLKIRMRAELKKLQKSLGITFVHVTHSQEEAMALADVIVIMNDGRIEQAAAPREVFERPATAFVARFMGDHNVLSGRVTSSENGVLVMTVPEGQSFSVRGTGREVGEPVDIGIRTDRVRLQVASEWTLGFDGIVSNIEYRGSSVKITVIGAGSDDFTVIADDGDYFARPVAVGDTVSLSWALDDAVLLGRSSA
- a CDS encoding ABC transporter permease; its protein translation is MATIAAETEEDGQGARGGRGLRLSPSAISYLQATPLFVILGLFFLLPIAMIAVVSFWDYDFAGLYPDFLTMNYTDTLGSWVTWKIYLNTLKFTAIVWALTLVIGFWVAYFLAFHIRKTSTQMILFLVCTVPFMTSNIIRMISWIPVLGRNGLVNSTLIKMGIIPQPIEWLLYSDFAVVLAMVHLYTLFMVTPIFNTLMRIDRSLFEAARDAGASGWQVLWNVVFPLAKPGMAIGTIFVVTLVMADFSTVQVMSGGQSASVALMMKNQMSLLQYPAAAANAVVLLAVVLLMVAAILRVVDIRKEL
- the metH gene encoding methionine synthase gives rise to the protein MFDNLFGPETGKRDGSEVFAALRQAASERILVLDGAMGTQIQGLGYDEDQFRGTRFIGCACHQKGNNDLLILTQPDAIEEIHYRYAKAGADILETNTFSSTRIAQADYEMEGAVYDLNKEGAEIVRRAAQRAEREDGRRRFVAGAIGPTNRTASISPDVNNPGFRAVTFDDLRSAYGEQIDGLIDGGADIILIETIFDTLNAKAAIFACEERFEAKGVRLPVMISGTITDLSGRTLSGQTPSAFWNSVRHANPFTIGLNCALGANAMRPHLQELSGVADTFICAYPNAGLPNEFGQYDETPELMAAQIDSFAREGLVNIVGGCCGSTPEHIKAIAETVAKYKPRPIPEHRPFMSLSGLEPFELTKDIPFVNVGERTNVTGSARFRKLITNADFTAALDVARDQVENGAQVIDINMDEGLIDSEKAMVEFLNLIAAEPDIARVPVMIDSSKFSIIESGLKRVQGKPIVNSISLKEGEENFLAQARLLHNYGAAVVVMAFDETGQADSYERKVDICTRAYKLLTEKIGYPPEDIIFDPNIFAVATGIEEHNNYGVDFIEATRTIRERMPLVHISGGVSNLSFSFRGNEPVREAMHAVFLYHAIQAGMDMGIVNAGQLAVYDNIDPELREACEDVVLNRRPDGTERLLEVAEKFRGGAAREGRVQDLSWREWSVEKRLEHALVNGITEYIEADTEEARLQAARPLHVIEGPLMAGMNVVGDLFGSGKMFLPQVVKSARVMKQAVAVLLPYMEEEKRLNGGDQRKTAGKILMATVKGDVHDIGKNIVGVVLACNNYEIVDLGVMVPATKILETAIAEKVDVIGLSGLITPSLDEMVHVAAEMERQGFEIPLLIGGATTSRVHTAVKIHPGYNKGQTVYVTDASRAVGVVSALLSPETRQSYVDDVRAEYAKVAAAHARSEAEKVRLPLPRARENAHKIDWSAYQPTKPQFFGTRVFEDYDLAELAKYIDWTPFFQTWELRGRYPAILEDEKQGEAARALWVDAQAMLKKIIDEKWFRPRAVIGFWPAGAIGDDIRLFTDESRKQELATFYTLRQQLSKRDGRPNVALSDFVAPIASGVEDYVGGFVVTAGIEEIAIAERFERANDDYSSILVKALADRFAEAFAERMHERVRREYWGYAKDETLSKEDLITEAYAGIRPAPGYPAQPDHTEKATLFKLLDAEKAAGVKLTESYAMWPGSSVSGLYIGHPDSYYFGVAKVERDQVEDYAARKQMAVSEVERWLGPVLNYVPRKAETEIEDAA
- a CDS encoding ABC transporter substrate-binding protein translates to MTTETTSTKAEKGLSRRTLLKTGAAAVGAIAGSGAITGFPTIWAQTNITLRQFGTGVSNINAIAEKCKADLGITLEMTATDSDAAAQRAVTQPDSYDIADVEYWIAKKVFPTGVMQPMDVKKLKYYDKIVPLFINGKLKADSVIAQGTAPHTVGFVEAQDSKKFAKEPTQWMTMVPTIYNADTLGIRPDLTGRPITSWADILDPAFKGKTAILNIPSIGIMDAAMIMEASGKIKYADKGNMTKEEIDKTIEFLIKAKGDGQFRAFWKSFDESVNLMASGEVVIQSMWSPAVAAVRSKGIACTFQPLKEGYRAWGGGLGLASHLKGAQLDAAYEYINWYTSGWVGGYLNRQGYYSACMDTAKEFMSADEWGYWIEGKPAAGDILSPEGKVMEKAGAVRDGGSFEARMGAVACWNSVMDEDRYMVRRWNEFIAA
- a CDS encoding aspartate/glutamate racemase family protein, whose protein sequence is MRILIVNPNTTASMTEKAATAARAVAASGTEIIAATSRMGPVSIEGHYDGVLAIPGLLAELRDRQPAGYDAAVIACFDDTGLEAARTFADVPILGLCESAVVTAGFLAQRFTVVTTLERSRVLIDNLVRRYGMGDRAKVRASDIPVLELEDPASGAIGKLRVEIERALSEDGAEAIVLGCAGMTDLARELQEIYGVPVVDGVAAAVKQAEALVSLGLSTSKRGSYASPLPKPFTGAMSGFSPVLKVG
- a CDS encoding AGE family epimerase/isomerase, encoding MAPANGNAVLGNWTTRAYHRGWLLTQANGLFDFFQHNSVNPKGGFYDLDDEGGPLDAEGQVRGIHIAARAVHCFSIGALLGRPGAADVVDHGMDYIWNHHRDRKNGGYFWSLNNDGPVDSNKQGYGHAFVLLAASAAKTIGHPLADGMLDDITEILNTKFWEAKHGAIAEEFTADWQPLDGGAYRGQNSNMHLTEALMAAFEATGDRDYLSKAESIADLIIRRAAGSVDWRVAEHFDAEWNLDKTYYHPNEMFRPAGTTPGHWLEWTRLILQLWALGGKRIEWMPDAAKALFAQSMALGWDNDKGGFFYTLDWDDKPAKRNKLWWPACEGAAAAHFLNEHLPSDFHEESYRKIWNVIERAFIDHKNGGWHEELTEDLVPSHSLFPGKGDIYHALQACLIPLFPATGSLTKGITEAGGKL
- a CDS encoding flavin reductase family protein, with translation MSVSFDFKQLTERERYKLMIGTIIPRPIALVTTVDENGRVNAAPFSFFNCLSADPPILAIGVENNADMSFKDTGHNIRMTEVFTVNIVSFAIAEAMHVCGAKYPRGVDELKEAGLTAMPGEKVASPFIAEAPAAFECKRHVTLELGRSRQIVMGEIVYAHYRDGVVDPERLHVDPSAVDAIARLGGDTCATIRDRFEMLTPKL
- a CDS encoding ABC transporter permease, which translates into the protein MSHEKRGLEFYLLALFFIIFVLFLYGPLSAILILSFQGPDGGLTFPMNGVSTHWFFNLFEKQAVGDFGASFRRSFTLGLMVMAVTVVVSLLAGLAFRRRFRGSTALFYATVASLVVPSIIISLGIGVVFQEGGLKPAWYSSAFGAHLTWTLPFGVLIMFAVFNRFSPAYEEAARDLGASSWQTFRHVVLPMIAPSLVGVGLFGFTLSYDEFARTLMTSGTYNTLPLEIYGMTTNVTTPVLYALGTVTTLFSFTIILVALGIMTMLSRRQAKIN